From a region of the Listeria monocytogenes ATCC 19117 genome:
- the rpoC gene encoding DNA-directed RNA polymerase subunit beta', translating to MLDVNNFEYMKIGLASPDKIRSWSHGEVKKPETINYRTLKPERDGLFCERIFGPMKDWECSCGKYKRVRYKGVVCDRCGVEVTKSKVRRERMGHIELAAPVSHIWYFKGIPSRMGLVMDMSPRALEEIIYFASYVVTEPGDTPLEKKQLLSEREYRVYREKYGKGFSAGMGAEAIKKILADIDLEKETNDLKEELKSAQGQRRTRAIRRLEVMEAFRNSGNNPSWMVLDVLPVIPPEIRPMVQLEGGRFATSDLNDLYRRVINRNNRLKRLLDLGAPNIIVQNEKRMLQEAVDALIDNGRRGRPVTGPGNRPLKSLSHMLKGKQGRFRQNLLGKRVDYSGRSVIVVGPNLKMYQCGLPKEMALELFKPFVMKELVGRGLAHNIKSAKRKIERMAPEIWDVLEEVIREHPVLLNRAPTLHRLGIQAFEPTLVEGRAIRLHPLVCTAYNADFDGDQMAVHVPLSAEAQAEARILMLAAQNILNPKDGKPVVTPSQDMVLGNYYLTLERENAVGEGTIFKDINEAQLAYQNGYVHLHSRIAVFAGSIPNERFTDEQRNQLLITTVGKLIFNTILPKSFPYINEPTKFNLEIETPAKYFVDTTTDVRAHIAAQELIDPFKKKILGNIIAEVFKKFHITETSKMLDRMKDLGFKISTKAGMTVGIADILTLEEKHEILEKAHDTVEKITKSFRRGLITDDERYERVIGVWNAAKDEIQGKLILSLDRLNPIFMMQDSGARGNISNFTQLAGMRGLMADPSGRIVELPITSNFREGLTVLEYFISTHGARKGLTDTALKTADSGYLTRRLVDVAQDVIIREDDCGTDRGLTIKAIREGTEIIEPLEERLEGRYSRKTIRHPETKEVIARENDLITEAIATQIVDAGIEEVTIRSAFTCNTKHGVCKKCYGKNLATGTEVEVGEAVGIIAAQSIGEPGTQLTMRTFHTGGVAGDDITQGLPRIQEIFEARNPKGQAIITEVGGEVVSIEEGRDRQQEITIQGTDDRRSYNIPYTARLRVEEGTIVERGEALTEGSVDPKALIRVRDVLSVQEYLLAEVQKVYRMQGVEIGDKHVEVMVRQMLRKIRVMDTGDTNILPGTLMDIHTFTEANRDAILSGSQPATGRPVLLGITKASLETDSFLSAASFQETTRVLTDAAIKGKRDELLGLKENVILGKLVPAGTGIGRYRKLKSEVIKETAEVTDEITNI from the coding sequence AAAGGCGTAGTTTGTGACCGTTGTGGAGTAGAAGTAACGAAATCAAAAGTCCGTCGTGAACGTATGGGCCATATTGAACTCGCAGCTCCTGTTTCTCACATCTGGTACTTCAAAGGAATTCCAAGCCGTATGGGTCTTGTTATGGATATGTCCCCACGTGCATTAGAAGAAATTATCTACTTTGCATCTTACGTGGTTACAGAACCAGGCGATACTCCACTTGAAAAGAAACAACTTTTATCTGAACGTGAATACCGCGTTTACCGCGAAAAATATGGTAAAGGTTTCTCAGCTGGTATGGGCGCAGAAGCAATCAAAAAAATCTTAGCCGATATCGACTTAGAAAAAGAAACAAATGATTTAAAAGAAGAACTAAAATCTGCACAAGGTCAACGTCGTACTCGTGCAATTCGTCGTTTGGAAGTTATGGAAGCTTTCCGTAATTCCGGCAACAACCCAAGCTGGATGGTACTTGACGTGCTACCAGTTATCCCACCAGAAATTCGTCCAATGGTACAACTTGAAGGTGGCCGTTTTGCAACAAGTGATTTGAATGACTTATATCGTCGGGTAATCAACCGGAACAACCGTTTGAAACGCCTACTTGATCTAGGTGCACCAAACATTATCGTGCAAAATGAAAAACGGATGCTACAAGAAGCTGTCGATGCTCTAATTGACAACGGTCGTCGTGGTCGTCCAGTAACAGGTCCAGGTAACCGTCCGCTTAAATCCCTTTCTCATATGCTTAAAGGGAAACAAGGTCGTTTCCGTCAAAACTTACTAGGTAAACGTGTCGATTATTCTGGTCGTTCCGTTATCGTCGTTGGACCTAACTTAAAAATGTACCAATGTGGTCTTCCAAAAGAAATGGCACTTGAATTATTCAAACCATTTGTTATGAAAGAATTAGTTGGACGCGGTTTAGCACATAACATTAAGAGCGCTAAACGTAAAATCGAACGTATGGCTCCAGAAATCTGGGACGTATTAGAAGAAGTTATCCGTGAACATCCGGTATTACTTAACCGGGCGCCTACGCTTCACAGACTTGGTATCCAAGCATTTGAACCAACTCTAGTTGAAGGTCGCGCAATCCGTCTTCACCCTCTTGTATGTACAGCTTACAACGCTGACTTTGATGGTGACCAAATGGCGGTTCACGTTCCTTTATCCGCAGAAGCACAAGCAGAAGCACGTATTTTAATGCTTGCAGCGCAAAACATTTTGAACCCTAAAGATGGTAAACCAGTTGTAACACCTTCCCAAGATATGGTGCTAGGTAACTACTACCTTACTTTAGAACGTGAAAATGCTGTCGGCGAAGGTACTATCTTCAAAGATATTAATGAAGCGCAACTTGCGTATCAAAACGGCTATGTACACTTACATTCACGTATTGCTGTATTTGCTGGCTCGATTCCAAATGAACGTTTCACTGATGAACAACGCAACCAATTATTAATTACGACTGTTGGTAAATTGATTTTCAACACAATCTTACCAAAATCGTTCCCTTATATTAATGAACCAACGAAATTCAACTTAGAAATCGAAACACCAGCTAAATATTTCGTTGATACTACAACAGATGTGCGTGCTCACATTGCTGCACAAGAACTAATCGATCCATTCAAGAAGAAAATCCTCGGTAACATTATCGCGGAAGTCTTCAAGAAATTCCATATTACCGAAACTTCAAAAATGCTTGACCGTATGAAAGATCTTGGTTTCAAAATCTCGACTAAGGCCGGTATGACAGTAGGTATTGCGGATATCTTAACACTTGAAGAAAAACATGAAATTCTTGAAAAAGCACATGATACAGTTGAAAAAATCACTAAATCATTCCGTCGTGGTCTGATTACAGATGATGAAAGATACGAACGCGTTATCGGCGTATGGAATGCTGCCAAAGACGAAATCCAAGGAAAACTGATCTTGAGTTTGGACCGCTTAAACCCAATCTTCATGATGCAAGATTCCGGAGCTCGTGGTAACATTTCCAACTTTACACAGCTAGCTGGTATGCGTGGACTGATGGCTGACCCATCCGGACGTATCGTAGAATTGCCGATTACATCTAACTTCCGTGAAGGTTTAACGGTCTTAGAGTACTTCATTTCTACCCATGGTGCGCGTAAAGGTCTTACCGATACAGCCCTTAAAACAGCCGATTCCGGTTACCTTACTCGTCGTCTTGTTGACGTGGCTCAAGATGTTATCATTCGTGAAGACGATTGTGGCACTGACCGCGGTCTTACAATTAAGGCTATTCGTGAAGGTACTGAAATCATCGAACCACTTGAAGAACGTCTGGAAGGTCGTTATTCTCGTAAAACAATTCGTCACCCAGAAACAAAAGAAGTTATTGCACGTGAAAATGACTTAATTACAGAAGCAATTGCCACTCAAATCGTTGACGCTGGTATTGAAGAAGTAACTATCCGTTCTGCATTCACATGTAATACAAAACACGGCGTATGTAAAAAATGTTATGGTAAAAACTTGGCAACTGGTACAGAAGTCGAAGTTGGAGAAGCAGTTGGTATCATCGCTGCTCAATCTATCGGGGAACCAGGAACTCAGCTTACTATGCGTACTTTCCATACAGGTGGGGTTGCCGGAGACGATATCACGCAAGGTCTTCCACGTATTCAAGAAATTTTTGAAGCACGTAATCCGAAAGGGCAAGCTATCATCACTGAAGTTGGCGGTGAAGTTGTTTCTATCGAAGAAGGTCGTGATCGTCAACAAGAAATCACTATCCAAGGTACAGATGACCGCCGTTCTTACAACATTCCTTACACTGCTCGCCTGCGTGTAGAAGAAGGAACTATCGTAGAACGTGGGGAAGCTCTAACTGAAGGTTCTGTGGATCCTAAAGCCTTGATTCGTGTTCGTGACGTATTATCCGTTCAAGAATATCTACTTGCAGAAGTACAAAAAGTTTACCGTATGCAAGGGGTAGAAATTGGCGATAAACACGTTGAAGTAATGGTTCGTCAAATGTTACGTAAAATCCGCGTAATGGATACTGGTGATACAAACATCTTACCAGGTACATTAATGGATATTCATACGTTTACAGAAGCCAACCGCGACGCTATCTTAAGTGGTAGCCAACCAGCAACAGGTCGTCCAGTTCTTCTAGGGATCACAAAAGCTTCCCTTGAAACTGACTCCTTCTTGTCTGCTGCATCATTCCAAGAAACAACTCGTGTCTTGACAGATGCTGCAATCAAAGGAAAACGTGACGAGCTTCTAGGACTTAAAGAAAATGTTATCCTAGGTAAACTTGTTCCAGCTGGTACAGGTATTGGTCGTTACCGCAAACTGAAATCCGAAGTTATCAAGGAAACAGCTGAAGTAACTGACGAAATCACAAATATTTAA
- a CDS encoding HAD family hydrolase: MITHVIWDMGETLNTVPNTRYDHHPLDTYPEVVLRKNAKETLEKVKQLGFKQAILSNTATSDTEVIKRVLTNFGIIDYFDFIYASNSELQPGKMEKPDKTIFDFTLNALQIDKTEAVMVGNTFESDIIGANRAGIHAIWLQNPEVCLQDERLPLVAPPFVIPVWDLADVPEALLLLKKISA; this comes from the coding sequence TTGATTACACATGTTATTTGGGATATGGGCGAAACATTAAACACCGTACCAAACACAAGATACGACCATCACCCTCTCGATACTTATCCAGAAGTAGTGCTACGGAAAAATGCCAAAGAAACGCTTGAAAAAGTAAAACAACTCGGATTCAAACAAGCAATCCTCAGCAATACCGCAACAAGTGACACAGAAGTAATTAAGCGCGTATTAACTAATTTTGGTATCATCGATTATTTTGACTTCATTTACGCCTCCAATTCCGAATTACAACCAGGGAAAATGGAAAAGCCAGACAAAACTATTTTTGATTTCACACTAAATGCCCTTCAAATTGATAAAACGGAAGCAGTCATGGTCGGAAATACATTCGAAAGTGATATTATTGGTGCAAATCGTGCAGGAATCCATGCGATTTGGCTGCAAAACCCAGAAGTTTGTTTGCAAGATGAGCGCCTACCTCTTGTCGCGCCGCCATTTGTTATCCCAGTTTGGGACTTAGCTGATGTTCCCGAAGCCCTTTTACTATTAAAGAAAATTTCTGCTTGA
- a CDS encoding glycoside hydrolase family 1 protein — protein MTEVKKQFPKGFLWGGATAANQVEGAYDVDGKGLSTADMVKFIPKEERTQDHALDVSKAEIEAIIAGKVEGRFPKRDGVDFYHHYKEDIALFAEMGFKTFRLSLNWARIFPNGDDKEPNEKGLEFYDKVFDELLKYDIEPLVTLSHYETPLNLTLKYNGWADRRVIGFFTNYAETVFKRYKNKVKYWLTFNEINVISLSAYTGGGVLLEDAKNPLELSYQAGHHQFVASALATKLAHEIIPGSQVGCMLARMATYPATNNPDDILKAQYENQQNLFFTDVHARGEYPSFMNRFFQENDIHIVKEVGDDEILKAHTVDFISFSYYMSLSATASPEGDRSAGNLMGGVKNEYLESSDWGWQIDPKGLRWTLNDLYSRYELPLFIVENGLGAYDTVEEDGKIHDDYRIDYLRKHIEQMKEAIADGVDLIGYTSWGPIDLVSASTSEMSKRYGFIYVDQDDWGKGTLERSRKDSFFWYKKVIETNGEDLV, from the coding sequence ATGACTGAAGTGAAAAAACAATTTCCAAAAGGATTTTTATGGGGTGGAGCAACTGCTGCGAACCAAGTTGAAGGCGCTTACGATGTAGATGGTAAAGGCCTTTCCACAGCAGATATGGTCAAATTCATTCCAAAAGAAGAACGCACACAAGATCATGCATTAGATGTATCTAAAGCAGAAATCGAAGCAATTATTGCAGGGAAAGTAGAAGGTAGATTCCCTAAACGTGATGGCGTTGATTTTTATCATCACTATAAAGAAGACATCGCATTATTTGCCGAAATGGGCTTTAAAACATTCCGACTATCACTAAACTGGGCGCGTATTTTTCCGAATGGTGATGACAAAGAGCCGAATGAAAAAGGCCTTGAATTTTATGATAAAGTGTTTGATGAATTATTAAAATATGACATTGAGCCACTTGTGACACTTTCTCACTATGAAACACCACTAAATCTTACTTTAAAATATAACGGCTGGGCTGATCGTCGCGTTATCGGATTTTTCACGAACTATGCGGAAACAGTTTTCAAACGTTATAAAAACAAAGTAAAATATTGGCTAACTTTTAACGAAATCAATGTTATTTCACTTAGCGCATACACTGGTGGTGGCGTGCTTTTAGAAGACGCGAAGAATCCACTTGAACTTTCTTATCAAGCAGGACATCACCAATTCGTAGCCAGTGCTCTTGCAACAAAATTGGCGCATGAAATTATTCCTGGATCACAAGTTGGGTGTATGTTAGCGCGCATGGCGACTTATCCTGCGACTAACAACCCAGATGATATCCTAAAAGCACAATACGAAAACCAACAAAATCTATTTTTCACAGACGTTCATGCTCGCGGTGAATATCCAAGCTTCATGAATCGTTTCTTCCAAGAGAACGACATTCACATCGTAAAAGAAGTTGGCGACGACGAAATCTTGAAAGCACATACAGTTGATTTCATTTCATTCAGCTATTACATGTCCCTATCCGCAACAGCTAGCCCAGAAGGCGACCGCTCTGCCGGGAACTTAATGGGTGGCGTGAAAAATGAATACTTGGAGTCGTCCGATTGGGGTTGGCAAATTGACCCTAAAGGCTTACGCTGGACACTAAATGATCTTTATAGCCGCTACGAATTACCACTTTTCATCGTGGAAAATGGCTTAGGTGCTTATGATACAGTGGAAGAAGACGGCAAAATCCATGACGATTACCGAATTGATTACTTGCGCAAACACATCGAACAAATGAAAGAAGCAATTGCAGACGGCGTAGATTTAATTGGTTACACAAGCTGGGGACCTATCGACCTAGTAAGTGCCTCCACAAGCGAAATGTCCAAACGTTACGGCTTCATCTACGTAGACCAAGATGACTGGGGCAAAGGAACATTAGAACGCTCCCGCAAAGATTCATTCTTCTGGTATAAAAAAGTAATTGAGACAAATGGTGAAGATTTAGTTTAA
- a CDS encoding ABC transporter ATP-binding protein has protein sequence MNITKNGLYIIIGANGVGKTTLAKKILQANRSISCMMKQDDNQILEYETVLTNISMNEIAEKTVINFLEEHQLDYLITKKSKFLSGGEKRLVNLLRAILSNQEVLILDEPSNDLDIDVFEKAKQIIYQAAKSKIILLITHDDRFTEYDKKIEIKKNQSYEADSFSFNKESSKARIIKIKPRRTYFLYIFYLICMMIFAIFLVILLKTNAEETSPSNEKGTYQLATIYSTNASSYDNNEAINTMLIQSATKFNKAKFFTEETRINEDEYYEEAINLKKDTYQELIYLELYDPKTEEFINIKAVMMEALRGDLKLNAETEFISNDENYYKNSDSPSFHVPKSLTLTEIKKAKIKQLGFELHYSNTLQSNQVEIEFNPSVYAQILKKVNQQDVLITEAYVQLKAQESFYDFLAENKLYAKKIFIKGYEPELLNAEVNQYSNAVMLIKKVALLICLLLLVLLILLIMYEVSYKNSYSTLTYYGYNEKELLQFRKKTYLITNFKIFSVISTVIFLLIMWSIVHSVLITAIIGVVMIFFFFAYIVIPLIIKNNIRKAII, from the coding sequence GTGAATATAACTAAAAACGGATTATATATAATTATTGGGGCAAATGGAGTAGGGAAAACAACATTAGCTAAGAAAATACTTCAAGCTAACAGAAGTATTAGTTGCATGATGAAGCAAGATGATAATCAAATATTGGAGTATGAGACGGTTTTAACCAATATTAGTATGAACGAAATCGCAGAAAAAACGGTTATTAATTTTCTGGAAGAACATCAATTAGACTATTTAATAACTAAAAAAAGTAAATTTCTTAGTGGGGGAGAAAAAAGATTAGTTAACCTTCTAAGAGCTATTTTGTCAAATCAAGAAGTATTGATATTAGATGAGCCATCAAATGACTTAGATATAGATGTATTTGAGAAAGCAAAACAAATTATTTATCAAGCGGCAAAATCTAAAATAATACTATTAATTACGCATGATGATCGTTTTACTGAATATGATAAAAAAATAGAAATAAAGAAGAATCAAAGTTACGAAGCAGATAGTTTCAGCTTTAATAAAGAAAGTTCGAAAGCGCGCATTATCAAAATTAAACCTAGAAGGACCTATTTCTTATATATCTTCTATTTAATTTGTATGATGATTTTCGCTATTTTTTTAGTGATTTTACTGAAAACAAATGCTGAAGAAACAAGTCCTTCTAACGAAAAAGGTACATATCAACTTGCTACAATATACAGCACTAATGCTTCTTCTTATGACAATAATGAAGCAATTAATACGATGCTTATACAATCAGCAACTAAATTTAATAAAGCTAAGTTCTTCACAGAAGAAACACGCATTAATGAAGACGAGTATTATGAAGAAGCGATTAATTTGAAAAAAGATACTTATCAAGAGTTAATATATTTAGAATTATATGATCCAAAAACAGAAGAATTTATCAATATTAAAGCTGTAATGATGGAAGCTTTACGTGGAGATTTAAAGTTGAACGCAGAGACAGAATTCATTAGTAATGACGAAAATTACTATAAAAATAGTGATAGTCCATCTTTCCACGTGCCTAAAAGTTTAACTTTAACAGAAATTAAAAAAGCTAAAATTAAGCAGCTAGGATTTGAACTTCATTATAGTAATACTTTGCAATCAAATCAGGTAGAAATAGAATTTAATCCTAGCGTGTATGCGCAAATTTTGAAAAAAGTAAATCAACAAGATGTTTTAATTACAGAAGCATACGTGCAATTAAAAGCTCAAGAATCATTTTATGATTTCTTAGCAGAAAATAAACTATATGCTAAAAAAATATTTATTAAAGGATATGAACCAGAGTTATTAAATGCTGAGGTTAATCAATACAGTAATGCAGTTATGCTGATAAAAAAAGTAGCACTTCTTATATGCTTACTACTCTTAGTATTATTAATTTTACTAATTATGTATGAGGTTAGTTATAAAAATAGTTATAGTACATTGACTTATTATGGCTATAATGAAAAAGAGCTACTTCAATTCAGAAAAAAAACGTATCTTATTACAAACTTTAAAATCTTTTCGGTTATTAGTACTGTTATTTTTCTTTTAATTATGTGGAGTATTGTTCATTCGGTACTTATTACCGCCATAATAGGTGTAGTAATGATATTTTTCTTTTTTGCCTACATCGTCATACCATTAATAATTAAAAACAACATTAGAAAGGCGATTATATGA
- a CDS encoding ATP-binding cassette domain-containing protein: MNKINKFSIFSITKPGIYTITGSNGSGKTTFIENELKNNTNKVKDVAYFAQKNWKYKTSVEKYLHFPKTNPSLVQKYCELFSVDNCYLEKDIQLLSGGEFVKVELVRTLALDSSIIILDEPTNNLDNKSSEILANILSELAKTKIIYLVSHDTRLEHFFDKTIFVDKDRIEVSSNVEIEQNEIQVNSKRVVSIGRILKYLLSSKFNFLMFAFIIVLTILLTNITSTIILRSVPIEENLTSDYNFELMDIAENYSRYFNIEMTESEIEDEFQEPNHLTTNELIELQDKDYIKQIYVVDESYINEFVLDNSKFEVLALPEIITDSPNYVNAFPVTKMHLTKGRFPKDDAKEIALSFAQLKKFFHDDISEESAIGNKLEFENELYEIVGIVNSPVAAISYSKQVSKGTVEVEDKTSEKLNNILLKLEKENYDNPNFSIISIKLASKNQHELLNYLKVHGPSYQYASNYVDSISQVAFYKQNLAKILLISVIFSLIVSVLIFIFGRKSFSLINGFLNDMSNLNFTPRKNKRFIYVIMILDFLLSMPACLLVSRVIIGDNIGMLMILPTLGGSAIMFMLTLLLMSYRDKKNDFRNL, translated from the coding sequence ATGAATAAAATAAATAAATTTAGCATTTTTTCTATCACTAAACCAGGTATTTACACAATTACAGGTAGTAACGGAAGCGGAAAAACAACCTTTATTGAAAATGAATTAAAAAATAACACAAATAAAGTAAAAGATGTAGCTTACTTTGCGCAAAAAAATTGGAAATATAAAACTAGTGTAGAGAAATATTTACACTTCCCAAAAACTAATCCGAGCTTAGTTCAAAAGTATTGCGAATTGTTTTCTGTAGATAACTGCTACTTAGAAAAAGATATCCAATTATTAAGCGGCGGAGAATTTGTCAAAGTAGAATTAGTGAGAACATTAGCTTTGGACTCTTCTATAATTATTCTAGATGAACCTACAAATAATCTAGATAACAAGTCCTCGGAGATACTTGCTAATATTTTAAGTGAATTAGCAAAAACGAAAATTATTTACTTAGTTAGTCATGATACTCGATTGGAGCATTTTTTTGATAAAACTATTTTTGTAGATAAAGATAGGATAGAAGTATCGTCTAATGTTGAAATAGAGCAGAACGAGATTCAAGTTAATAGTAAAAGAGTTGTTTCAATTGGAAGAATTTTAAAATATTTACTTAGTTCAAAATTTAACTTCTTGATGTTTGCGTTTATTATAGTACTAACGATCTTATTAACCAATATTACCTCCACTATTATTTTACGATCAGTTCCAATAGAAGAGAATTTAACTAGTGATTATAACTTTGAGTTGATGGATATTGCGGAGAATTATTCTAGATATTTTAATATTGAAATGACGGAAAGTGAAATTGAAGATGAATTTCAGGAACCTAATCATCTCACTACAAATGAGTTGATTGAATTACAAGACAAAGACTATATCAAACAAATTTATGTTGTAGATGAAAGCTATATAAATGAATTTGTTTTGGATAATTCCAAGTTTGAAGTTTTGGCTCTTCCGGAAATAATTACAGACTCGCCTAACTATGTAAATGCTTTTCCTGTTACTAAAATGCACTTAACCAAAGGACGTTTTCCAAAAGACGATGCTAAAGAAATCGCGTTATCTTTTGCTCAACTGAAAAAATTTTTCCATGATGATATTAGTGAAGAATCAGCTATAGGTAATAAATTAGAATTTGAAAATGAGTTGTATGAAATAGTCGGTATCGTTAACTCTCCAGTAGCAGCGATCTCTTATTCGAAACAAGTGAGTAAAGGAACTGTTGAGGTTGAGGATAAGACTTCTGAGAAATTAAATAATATATTGTTAAAGCTTGAGAAAGAAAATTATGATAACCCTAATTTTTCTATTATTTCCATTAAACTAGCTAGTAAAAACCAACATGAACTCTTAAACTATTTAAAAGTTCATGGACCAAGCTACCAATATGCCTCAAATTATGTGGATAGTATTTCGCAAGTAGCTTTTTATAAACAAAATTTAGCAAAAATACTTCTTATATCAGTAATTTTTTCTCTTATAGTATCTGTGTTGATTTTTATTTTTGGAAGAAAATCATTTAGTTTAATTAATGGCTTTTTAAACGATATGTCTAATTTGAATTTTACACCGAGAAAGAATAAACGGTTTATTTATGTAATAATGATATTAGATTTTTTGTTGAGTATGCCTGCGTGCTTGTTAGTAAGTCGAGTTATTATTGGGGATAATATAGGTATGCTAATGATACTTCCGACACTGGGGGGTTCAGCTATCATGTTTATGCTCACATTACTATTAATGAGTTACCGGGATAAGAAGAATGATTTTAGAAATTTATAA
- the inlH gene encoding InlH/InlC2 family class 1 internalin, whose amino-acid sequence MKKRWNSVFKLVLMVAAILGISLYVTTSQGAEVRAESIAQPTPINVIFPDPALANAVKTATGKSNVTDTVTQADLDGIATLSAFNTGVTTIEGIQYLNNLIGLELKDNQITDLTPLKNLTKITELELSGNPLKNVSAIAGLQSIKTLDLTSTQITDVAPLAGLSNLQVLYLDLNQITDLSPLAGLTNLQYLSIGNNQVNDLTPLANLSKLTTLRADDNKISDISPLASLPNLIEVHLKDNQISDVSPLANLSNLFIVTLTNQTITNQPVYYQNNLVVPNVVKGPSGAPIAPATISDNGTYASPNLTWNLTSFINNVSYTFNQSVAFKNTTVPFSGTVTQPLTEAYTAVFDVDGKQTSVTVGANELIKEPTAPTKEGYTFTGWYDAKTGGNKWDFSTDKMPAENITLYAQFTINSYTATFDNDGKITTQKVTYQSLLEEPAAPTKAGYTFKGWYDAKTGGTKWDFATGKMPAGNITLYAQFTKNDSPNPNDPTPNTPTGNGDGTSNPSDSGGNTTLPTAGDENTMLPIFIGVFLLGTATLILRKTIKVK is encoded by the coding sequence ATGAAAAAACGATGGAATTCTGTATTTAAACTAGTTTTAATGGTAGCTGCTATTCTCGGTATTAGTCTATATGTAACGACAAGTCAAGGTGCGGAGGTTCGCGCGGAAAGCATTGCGCAGCCAACCCCAATTAATGTTATTTTCCCTGATCCGGCTCTTGCGAATGCAGTTAAAACAGCGACTGGAAAATCTAATGTAACAGACACTGTTACGCAAGCAGATTTAGATGGAATAGCTACTTTATCAGCATTTAATACTGGAGTAACAACGATAGAAGGAATACAATACTTAAATAATTTGATAGGGTTAGAACTTAAAGATAACCAAATAACTGATTTAACTCCTCTTAAAAATTTAACGAAAATAACAGAGCTTGAATTATCTGGAAATCCGTTAAAAAATGTGAGCGCAATTGCTGGGTTACAAAGCATTAAAACGCTAGATTTAACTTCTACGCAAATTACAGATGTGGCTCCACTTGCAGGTCTTTCCAATTTGCAGGTATTATATTTGGACCTCAATCAAATAACCGATCTAAGTCCGCTCGCAGGACTAACTAATTTACAATACTTATCAATCGGAAATAACCAAGTAAATGATTTAACCCCACTTGCTAATTTATCTAAACTAACGACTTTAAGAGCTGATGATAATAAAATAAGTGATATTTCGCCACTTGCGAGTTTACCTAACCTTATAGAAGTTCATTTGAAAGATAATCAAATTAGTGATGTCAGCCCACTTGCTAATTTATCGAACTTATTTATAGTCACTTTAACAAATCAAACAATTACCAACCAACCCGTGTATTATCAAAATAATCTTGTCGTTCCTAATGTAGTAAAAGGTCCTTCTGGCGCGCCTATTGCACCTGCTACTATTAGCGACAATGGAACATACGCTAGTCCAAATTTAACATGGAATTTAACTAGTTTTATTAATAATGTTAGCTACACGTTTAACCAATCAGTCGCTTTCAAAAATACAACGGTTCCTTTCAGTGGAACAGTTACCCAACCATTAACAGAAGCTTACACTGCGGTTTTTGATGTGGATGGAAAACAAACAAGTGTGACAGTCGGCGCGAATGAATTAATTAAAGAACCAACAGCACCAACGAAAGAAGGTTACACATTCACAGGCTGGTATGATGCCAAAACTGGCGGGAATAAATGGGATTTCAGCACGGACAAAATGCCAGCAGAAAATATCACATTGTATGCGCAGTTCACGATTAATAGCTATACTGCCACATTTGACAATGATGGAAAAATAACGACGCAAAAAGTCACTTATCAAAGTCTGTTAGAAGAACCAGCAGCGCCAACGAAAGCAGGTTATACGTTCAAAGGTTGGTACGATGCTAAAACGGGTGGAACTAAATGGGATTTTGCTACTGGTAAAATGCCGGCGGGAAATATTACACTATATGCCCAATTCACTAAAAATGATAGCCCAAATCCAAATGATCCAACTCCTAATACCCCAACAGGAAATGGTGATGGTACAAGTAATCCAAGTGATTCAGGCGGTAATACCACACTTCCAACAGCTGGGGACGAAAATACTATGCTTCCAATTTTTATCGGAGTTTTCTTGTTAGGGACAGCAACGCTAATTCTCCGCAAAACAATCAAAGTGAAATAA